GCGGGACACCCAGTGGAGCTGGTACTACGACGAGAAGCAGCCCGGCTTCGAGTACGACGGCCTGACCATCGACTCCAAGACCGGCAAGTCGTACTACAACGGCGACCTGTGGTCGACGGCCGAGCCGGTCGGCAACACCTGCGTCAACTGGGGCAAGCCGACCCAGTACACCTCTCCCGAGGGCTACCGCATCTACAACTGCCAGTGGCCGAGCCCCACCTCGGGCATGTTCCCCAAGGAGCTCTTCCACCAGTGCTGGATCGGCAACTGGGAGGGTGAGGACTCGCGTTCCTGCTGGCTGCACGACGACCTCGCCGACCTCAACACCGAGAACCCCACTGTTCAGAACCACCTGATCGGCGCCTACAACAAGTACATCGACATGGGAGTCGACGGCTTCCGCGTCGACACCGCCGTGCACATCCCCCGCACCACCTGGAACCGCCGCTTCCTCCCCGCCATCCAGGAGCGCGTGACGCAGCGCCACGGCGCCGAGGCCGCGAAGAACTTCTTCGTCTTCGGCGAGGTCGCCGCCTTCGTCAACGACAAGTGGAACCGCGGCTCGGTCAACCACTCCGCGCAGTTCTACACCTGGAAGGAGCGCAAGGAGTACGACATCGACGACACCAAGGCCGCTCTGGAGATGTACGACTACGAGCAGCAGCAGGGCACCGGCAGCCAGCCCACCTCCACCAACGCCTTCCTGAACGGCAACAGCTACCACACGCCCGACCACAGCCGCTTCTCCGGCATGAACGTCATCGACATGCGCATGCACATGAACTTCGGTGACGCCCCCAACGCCTTCCACAACGGCAAGGACTCGGACGACAGTTACAACGACGCCACCTACAACGTCGTCTACGTCGACAGCCACGACTACGGTCCCAACAAGTCCAGCGAGCGGTACGCGGGCGGCACCGACGCCTGGGCCGAGAACATGTCCCTGATGTGGACCTTCCGCGGCATCCCGACGCTGTACTACGGCTCCGAGATCGAGTTCCAGAAGGGCAAGAAGATCGACTGCGGGCCCACCTGCCCGCTCGCCACCACCGGCCGCGCGTACTTCGGCGACCACGTCGCCGGCTCCGTGACGGCCTCCGACTTCTCCCAGGTCTCCGCCGCCTCCGGCGCCGTCGCCACCACCCTCCAGCAGCCCCTGGTCAAGCACGTCCAGCGGCTCAACCAGATCCGCCGCGCCATCCCGGCGCTCCAGATGGGCCAGTACTCCACCGAGGGCATCTCGGGCGACATGGCCTTCAAGCGCCGCTACACCAGCGGTACGACGGACAGCTTCGCCCTCGTCGCCGTCTCGGGCGGCGCCACCTACACGGGCATCCCGAACGGCACGTACACGGACGCCGTCACGGGTGACGTGAAGACCGTCACCAACGGCACCCTCACGGTCGCCGCGCCCGGCAAGGGCAACCTGCGGGTGTACGTCCTCAACGGCACCGGCAGGATCGGCGCCGCGGGCCCGTACCTGAAGTAGGCGGGCAGCCCCTCGTGTGCGGGGTGCGGGGACGGTTCACCGTCCCGGCACCCCGCACTCCTGTGTCACCGGATGGCAGCCGTCGCGTGTCAATCAAGGTTGACAGGCGTCCGGTGTCAACGTAGGTTGACGGTATGACCGATGCAACCGATCTCGCCGCGCGAGCGGGCGACCGTGATCCCCGGGTCGGGCTGCGGGCCGTCTCCGCCCTGCGGCGGCTGCTGGAACAGCTGGAAGCCGTCCAGGTGCGCAGTGCGCGAAACCAGGGCTGGTCGTGGCAGGAGATCGCGACCGAACTGGGAGTCAGCCGGCAGGCCGTCCACAAGAAGTACGGGAGGCAGTGATGTTCGAACGGTTCACGAAGGCCGCACGTGCCGTGGTGAGAGGGGCGGTCGAGCACGCGGAGAGAGGCGGCGCGACGGTCGTCACCGAGGAGCATCTGCTGCTCGGGCTGCTCGACCGGGAGGACACCCGGGCGGCTGCCGCCCTGCGGACGCTGTGCCCGCCGGACAGCCGCCCGTCCCTGATGGCCGCTCTGGCGGACGCCCGCCGCCGGGCGGGGCTTTCCCGGGCCGACGCGAAGGCTCTGGCGGATCTCGGTATCGACGTCGGTGCGATCGTGGCGCGGGTGGAGGAGACCCACGGCGCAGGCGCGCTGGCCGTCGACCGCAAGGACTCCGGATGGCGGTCGGGCCGCCCGTCCTTCTCGCGTGAGGCCAAGACCGTCCTGGAGAAGTCCCTCCGGGTGACCTTGGCCCGCAAGGACCGGGAGATAGGCGACGAGCACATCCTCCTCGCGCTGACCCTGACCGGCGGGGTCGTCGCGGAGGCCCTGGCCGACCACGGAGTCACCTACGACTCCGTCGACACCGCCGTCTCCCACCCGGCAGCCCCCTGAGCCCCGCGGGGCACCGAGGGGTTACGGCGTGGCAAGGGCGCCGGCCTGTGACTCGTCGGGGCCCGAACCCTGGACCGGGACGGACTCCTGGACCGGGTCCGACTCCTGGACCGGGCCCGACTCCTGGACCGGGCCCGACTCCTGGACCGGGCCCGGTTCCTGGTCGGGGTCCGTGAGCTGCTCGCGCAGGTAGTTCCAGATCACCGCGATCAGCGCGGCCACCGGGACGGCGAGCAGGCTGCCCACGATGCCGGCCATGCTGCCGCCGAGTGTCACCGCCAGCAGGATGACCGCCGCGTGAAGGCCCAGGCCGCGGCTCTGGAGCATGGGCTGGAAGACGTTGCCTTCCAACTGCTGGACCACCACGATGATCGCCAGCACGATCAGCGCGTCCGTCGGG
Above is a genomic segment from Streptomyces sp. NBC_00094 containing:
- a CDS encoding HTH domain-containing protein codes for the protein MTDATDLAARAGDRDPRVGLRAVSALRRLLEQLEAVQVRSARNQGWSWQEIATELGVSRQAVHKKYGRQ
- a CDS encoding Clp protease N-terminal domain-containing protein; its protein translation is MFERFTKAARAVVRGAVEHAERGGATVVTEEHLLLGLLDREDTRAAAALRTLCPPDSRPSLMAALADARRRAGLSRADAKALADLGIDVGAIVARVEETHGAGALAVDRKDSGWRSGRPSFSREAKTVLEKSLRVTLARKDREIGDEHILLALTLTGGVVAEALADHGVTYDSVDTAVSHPAAP